A segment of the Sporocytophaga myxococcoides genome:
ATATGATTAAAGAATCGAGACTTCATATAGCACTTAGCGATGCTTGGTTGCTTATCAAAAAAATAGGAGTAACAGTATTGATATACCTTGCTCCGGTGGTCATTATAGCTGGAGGTCTGCTGCTTACAGCCAGTATTTTTCAGGAAGAGCAAGAGGCTCCGTCAGATATTAAAGTTGAATCAAAAGTTGAATCAAGTATTAACCTAAACGATTAAGCTATGTCCGCACCAGATCCTTCAATCAGAAATAGAATTATCAGGAATGCACTGCTGAGTATAGTGTTATACTCATTGCCTGTAGTGGCTTTGTTTATATACCTGAAGGTCACAGGAGAAAAGCCATGGAATAATAAAGATCAGAAAGCATACTATGGTCAATTTGAAAGATATAAAAAGAAATAAAAGCTATGAAAGAAATCTTTACATCCGTATTTGAAAACCTTAGCTCTTGGGGGCTGCCTCTATTCCTCTTCTTACTAGGGATTGCAGAGTTTATTGCTGGTAGGTATGATAAACATGACTGGGATGAAAACGAAAAAGCCACAGATTTAATTTGTTATGCTGCTCCTAAGATATTGTTAACTCCTGTTTTTGCCTTCTTCAGCCTTAAAGCCTTGCCTGTATTATTTCCGGGCATGATGGGGATTTTTTCATGGGTGCCTTTCTGGTTTGGATTTGCTATAATAGCAGTGGCAGATGACCTTACTCAATACTGGTATCATCGTCTTCATCATGAAATTCCATGGTTGTGGAGATTTCACAGAACACATCATTCAGCATCTTATATGGGAATGGCAATGGCCAGCAGGCAAAACGTGATCTATACTGTTTTCTTTTCACAGACTTATGTAACTGCAACGTTGGTATTTCTAGGTTTGGGCTTTCCTGCTTTGTTTGTAAAAGTATTAAAATCGTTTATTACAATTTCAGCACATTCCAGTATTCCTTGGGATAAACCATTTTATAAATACAGAATTTTGAATCCTATAGCATGGGTACTTGAAAGACTTATCTCTACACCTGCAACACATCATGCTCATCATGCAGATGCAAATGATGGTGTTGGCCACTATAAAGGAAATTTTGGAAATATGTTCTTTATATGGGATATGATCTTTGGTACAGGGCTTATAACGAGACAATACCCTGCCGGCTATGGTGTAAAGCACTACTTCAAAGAAGAATGGTACGTTCAATTCTTATGGCCTTTCTTCAAGTCTAAGAAAGCCGGAAGTGAACTGGCTGTCGGTGGTCCTGAATTCTATGATGAGGTAGGAGAGACAGGTGGATATACAGTTAAAGAACTTAAGAGTAAACTTCCTGAACCTGTATTACATGATGAACTTCTGGAGGAACCTCAATATAATCAGATAGCTGTATAGGAAAAAAATAAAATTGAAGGATCACTCTTTATGTCCTTGTTCTGCTCATTACTAGGAGCAGAACAAGGTTATTTTATTTTGATTTTGAAATTTTAATTCACCACCAATTAAATTAAGCAATGAGAAGATTTAAAATCTACTTCATTATAGCAACAATATTAAGTGCATTGATCTTTATTAAAGCAAAATTTTTTACATCTGATAAGGGCAAGTCAAACACTGCAAATAAAAGTTCTGACAGGCCTTCTACTCCGGTTTCTGTATTTGTTGTAGGAAATGAAAGCATAGAACCTAAAGTTTTTGCAACAGGTACTATACTTGCCAATGAAGCAACAGAACTGAAAGCTGAAGCAAGTGGAAGGGTGGTTTATCTGAACCTACCTGAAGGGCAATTTGTAAAAAGTGGAACGCTTTTATTGAAAGTAAATGATGCTGAGTTTCAGGCTCAGTTATCAAAGCTGAAAGCTCAGATAAAGCTTGCTTCCTCCAATGAAGAAAGACAACGTCAGCTATTGGAAATAAATGGGATTAGCAGACAAGAATATGACAATGCTCTGGCAACTCTTTTAACGCTTAAAGCTGACAGTGCTTTTGTACAGACACAGATTGCCAAAACAGAGATCAGAGCGCCTTTTAACGGTTTGATTGGTATCCATTCTATTGGTCCGGGAGCTTATATAACTCCTGCAGTTACAGCTGCATCTATTTATCAAACAGACCCTGTTAAAATTGAATTTTACCTCCCTGAAAAATATTCCGCTATGATAAAGACAGGTGATCAGATTAAGTTCAGAGCAGAAGGTTTGAAGGATGTCTTTACAGCAAAAATAATTATTAAGGATCCTGCTGTAGATACGGATAGCAGAAGTATTCGCTATCATGCAGTCTGTACAAATACCGGTGGAAAGCTTTTACCAGGGACCTTTGTAAATGTTGAGCTAAGACAAAATGAAAATTCTAAAACTTTATTTGTGCCTACAGAAGCAATCGTTCCTGTGACTAATAATAAAATTGTCTTTGTTGTTAAGGATGGCATAGCTAAAGAAAAGATAGTCAAAACCGGTATCCGAACAGAAGATTTTCTTCAGATTATCTCAGGTATTTCAGTTGGTGATTCTGTTGTGATCAACGGAAACTTCAGACTTAAGAATGAGGCTAAAGTTAAAGTCGTAAAGTCAAAAGAAAGAGTTGCAGTAAACAGAGAGGAATAGCAGACTTATGAGTTTATCGACAATAAGTATCAAGAGGCCTGTATTAGCCATTGTGATGAATCTTATCATTCTATTTTTTGGCTTTATGGGATTCAGGGCGCTTGGAATTCGGGAGTTTCCTGTTGTAGAAGCCCCAATGGTTTCCGTGCGGACTTCCTATGCCGGAGCGAGTGCTGAGATCATTGAGGCCCAGATTACTTATCCGCTGGAAAAGGCTTTGAACGGTATTGAAGGAGTTAAGTCTATATCTTCAACAAGCAGCCTTGGTTCAAGTTCAATTTCAGTAGAGTTCAACCTTGATTCAGATTTAGAAACAGCTGCAAACGATGTCAGGGATAAGGTTTCCCAAACGCTTCGTTCTTTGCCTCAGGATCTGGATGCTCCTCCGGTCGTAAGCAAAGATGTGGGAGGGGAATATATCATTGTAATGACTGTTACCAATGATAAAATGACAGATCTTGAGCTGAATGATTATGTAGACAACATGATTCTGCCAAGACTTCAGACTATCAAAGGTGTGGGATATGTTTATCTTTTTGGTGAAAAGAAGTATGCCATGAGATTGTGGCTGGATCCTGTAAAGCTTGCCGCGTTTAAAGTAACGCTTCAGGATGTAAGACAGGCATTGGATAAAGAGAATGTGGAGCTGCCGACAGGAAGACTGGAAGGCAACAGAACAGAGTTGACTGTAAAAGCCAGTGCAAAATTCAAGGATGAAGCGGGCTTTAATAATATGATAATTAAAGCATCATCCGGTAAAGTTGTACGTCTGCAGGATATCGGATATGCAAGATTGGGCGCTGAAAATGAAGAATCCATTTTCAGAATCAATGACATTCCAAGTTTAGGCTGCTCTATAGTGCCTCAGCCAGGGGCTAATCATACGGATATTGCAGAAGAATTCTATAAACGATTTGAACAACTCCAGAAAGAGTTGCCTCCTGATTTTAAACTCGCCGTATCAACTGATAATACAAAGTTTATTACAAAATCAATAACAGAGGTTACTGAAACGCTGATTATAGCAATCTTACTGGTTGTCGTAATTATCTATCTGTTCTTCAGAGACTGGTCTATTGCACTTCGCCCTTTGATAGATATTCCAGTATCTCTGGTGGGAACATTTTTTATAATGTTCATATTCGGCTTTTCTATCAATGTACTTACACTCCTTGCTATAGTCCTTGCAACAGGATTGGTTGTGGATGATGGGATAGTTGTTACGGAGAATATCTTTAAGAAACTTGAACAGGGCATGTCCCCATTTGAGGCAGCTATAGAAGGTTCAAGGGAAATAACATTTGCGGTTATCTCTACCTCAATTACTCTTGCTGCTATATTCCTTCCAATTATATTTATGGAAGGGTTTGTAGGAAAGTTATTTAAGGAGTTCGGAATAGTGGTATCTTCTGCAGTTCTGATTTCAATTTTTGTATCGCTCAGTCTCACACCTATGCTGAATGCATGGCTGGTGCATGATCATACTAGGAAGAGCAGGTTTTATACCTATTCGGAACCATTCTTTATCTGGTTGAATGAATCTTATGCAAAATCTCTTGATACCTTCTTTAAACGTCGCTGGTTAGCTTTTGTTATCCTGGGGGTAGCGGTAGTAAGCACTGTATTTATCTGGAAGATTATTCCTGCTGAAGTTGCTCCTACAGAAGATAGAAGTATGTTGCGCATTACAATGACATTACCGGAAGGAGCATCATATGAATATACAGACGAGTTCATGCAAAAGTATGTACAACTGATTCGAGATTCGATTCCTGAAAACAGACTTGTCATGGCTATTACTGCTTCCAGCCCCGGAGGTTCAAGTTCCGGTGGTGTTAATTCAGGTTTTTCAAGAATCCCCTTGATAGATCCTGATAAAAGGGAAAGAAGCCAGCAGGAGATAGTAGATAAGATCAATCAGCTTGTAAAAAGATTTCCTGAGGCTAAAGTTCAGGTGGGGCAGGATCAGACTATCAATACCGGCGTAAGAGGGCTTCCTGTACAATATGTTATTCAGGCTCCTGATTTTGAAAAGCTCGAGGAATACCTTCCGAAGTTTATGGATGAAGGTCAGAAAGATCCTACCTTCTCAGTTGTGGATGTAAACCTTAAGTTTAACAGGCCGGATATTCAGGTAATTATAAATCGTGAAAAGGCAAGGGAAGTAGGGGTAAACGTGTCCGATATCGCTCAAACTTTACAGCTTGCTTTAAGTGGTCAAAGATTCGGTTTCTTTTCTATGAATGGTAGACAATATCAGGTCATAGGTCAGTTTGACAGAGTCAACAGAAACGAATCTGTTGATTTAAAAAATATTTATGTAAGAAATACTTCCGGGAATTTAATTCAGCTTGATAACCTGGTAGAGTTTGAGGAGTCAAGCAGTCCGCCTCAGTTGTTCAGATATAACCGCTATCAGGCTGCTACGATATCAGCAGGACTGGCTCCGGGTAAAACTATTGGTGATGGTGTGAAGGCAATGGATGCTATTCGGGATAAAGTGCTGGATGATTCCTTTTCCACCGCATTGATAGGTCAGGCGAGGGATTTTGCTGAGAGTTCATCCAATACATCCTACATATTTGTACTGGCTTTGATTCTGGTATATCTTATTCTGGCAGCACAGTTTGAAAGTTTTGTAGATCCATTTATCATCATGCTTACGGTTCCTCTGGCTGTTGCCGGTGGTGTTATATCTTTATGGTATTTTAACGAGACCAATAATATATTCAGTCAGATAGGGATGATTATGTTAATAGGCTTGGTAACAAAGAACGGTATCCTTATAGTCGAGTTTGCCAATCATCTAAGAGAATCCGGAAGGGATGTGCGCACAGCTGCCCTGGAAGCCGCAAACGCAAGGTTAAGGCCGATATTAATGACAAGTCTGGCTACAGCATTAGGAGCATTGCCTATAGCGATTGCTTTTGGTGCTGCGGCAAAAAGCAGGATGGGAATGGGGATTGTTATCGTAGGTGGATTAATGATATCATTATTGTTTACGCTTTATGTAATACCTGCTATGTATACTTATCTTTCAAAAGATAAATCTGCTAAAAGGGTTAAAACAACGGTAAAGGAAACGGCTAAAGAAGAAAGTTTTGTAAGTGAAATTTTTTAAGTTCAAGTGAAGGTCATGGGCGTGGGGCAGAGCCTCACGTCCTGCTTTTTTAGATATATGTGTTGAATTCGTTGAGATCAGGAAGAAAATAAAAAAAGCTCTCAAAATCAGATTATGAGAGCTTTTTGATTTTTGTAATAATGCTTCAGTTAAAAATAATTTAAGACAATCTGATATTCAGGATTTCCTCCGTTGGCACCTCAATGCGGTGAAAATATTTTCGGAGTACAAGGGCTGTAATATTCCCGTCCTGATCTGTTTTGCTTCCGGTAAGCATTCCATCAGTCTTTCCACTAATGGTGCTTATAAACACATGCTTTCCATCGTTCAGCAATGTGTACTCCTTAAAATCGATCATAGCAGTATATTTATTTATTAGACGAATAAAACCTAATTATATTTTAGGAATTAAGATTGGGATTTGATCAAATACAATTCCCCTTATGGTATCTGTAAAGCGAACTACGTGCCAACATTGCAAACTGTTTTTATAAAGAACAATATTTCAACTATTTAGTCACTAAGTGAGTTTCAATTTGTTGATTTTTAGTGAATTGTTTTGTTGACCTTTCTGGCAGTTTTCATGTCAGATTGATATGAATTTATCCTGAAAATACCGTATGAAAAAGTTCCTTTATCCGTAAATAATTTTTATTTCTAATTTGGGTACCCTACCTGAATTATGTCATTTATGTTGAACCAGAACGGACACTCTGGACATAATGTGTATCCATAAGATAGAGCCTCTAATAATCTATAGAACCAATTCAGCCATTAATCTCCTAAGTGTTTCACTTGCATCGTTGCATAGACCAGGATGCACAGCTGAAGTCTGAACGATGGTACTTCTGTTTGCTGTCAACCATCTGAATCTTCCGGAAAGAGGAAGGCCTCCGATGGGTCCTGCTTGTTTACCTCCTTCACAGATTCTTTCAAAGGCACGGAGTCTCTTTTCCAGTTCTGGGATATCTATATCTTTACAAAAAGCCTTTAGTCGTTCCTGGTTCAACTCAAACTTAGTTTGTAAGAATCCCTGTGATGAACAGAATAGTATTACTCCAACGTTCAAAAACTCTTCGCGTTCAACCCTTGGTACCACACGAATAACGGCATACTCAAACAATTGCTTTCCTTGCATTTTTCGCTTCGTTTACAAAAGTTTCAGAATTAGCAATTCGTGTTTCCAGAAACTTCACATAGGCTTGTCTATGCGCTTCAACAGTGTCAAAGGGTGATTCAGCCTTTAACAGCCATTCATCAGGAATCAGGGCCACTATTGATTGTATATTTTCAGTTGTGAGTTTAGTTTTGAAAGTTTCATTGACCTTATCCAGTTCAGATGCTTTGGAAAGGAGGACATGATCTTTTATCTGTGGAAATGGCTTCTTCCCTTGCTCTTCGGGATTGGGCCATGAATGATGAAAATAAAAGGATGCTCCATGGTCTATAAGCCAAAGCTCTTTATTCCAGGAAAGCATATTGGTATTCCGGGCGGTACGGTCAACATTCATAATCAGACAATCAAACCATACAATTTTAGAGGCGAGCTCAGGATCAACATTGGTAACAAGCGCATCGAATGTAATGGCTCTTGAAAGATAATGAAGTCCAAGATTTTGTCCTTCACTTGTTCTCAGAAGATCCTGAATCTCTTCATCTGGTTCAGTGCGTCCAAAAGCTTCGTCAAGATGGATAAAGACAATCTCTGGTATCAGAAAGCCCAGAAGTCTGGCAATCTCTCCGGCGATAAGTTCTGCTATCAGGGTTTTTATTCCCTGGCCTGCACCTCTGAATTTAACCACATATAAAAAGTCGTCATCAGCCTCTACTATGGCTGGCAGAGAGCCTCCCTCACGAAGGGGAGTCACATAACGGATAACGTTTACTTCTCTTATTTTGGGGTTGTAATTACTCACAGAAATTAAGTTCATGCCCGTCTGCTCTGTGCTTCCGGAATTTTTATGCTGAAAGTTATATCATTTTTTTCAGAATCTGCTAGAGATTAATGATTTTATAAAATAGGAAGAATGCCCTTAAAGACTATTATTATTAAGATAGGAATATACTGCAGTTTTATAAAATGTTCATATTAAGGATATTCTCCTGTGAAAAGGTATTTTATTTTTCTATCTGTTTACGGTATTTCAGGATCCTTTTTTCATCTGCACTTTTGTATCGTCAATCAGATAGTCGGGTAATTCCGGGTTGCTCTTTATCTGAATAAAGCTAAAAGTTTAAAACCTAACAAAACACTATAAAGAACCAATACTAAAATGAAAACCAGATCTAAATTCTTTAACAGACTTTTAACAGCAGTTGCTGCTTCTGTTCTCCTTCCGGGAACACTTTTCGCTCAGGCTTGGGTTGCCAGACATGGATTAAGTCCTGCAGAATACCAGACTGAATTTAATACACACACAGCTAATGGATACAGGCTGACTTCCGTAAATGGTTATACCTCCAATGGAGCTGAAAAGTACATTGCTCTTTGGGAAAAGGTTTCAGGTGGTGCTTATGTTACAAAGCACTCTATGACTGCAGCGGAATATCAAACCGCTTTTAATACATACACATCTCAGGGATACAGACCTACATTAGTATCAGGTTATGCAGTGGGAGGAGAAGCTCAGTTTGCAGCTATCTGGGAAAAGAAATCAGGTGGTGCATTGATTGCAAGACATAATCTGACTGCTGCTCAATATCAGGCGGTATATGATACTTATACTGCTCAGGGATATCGTCCAACTTATATCAGCGGATATGTTGTGAATGGTGTTGAATACTTTGCAGGTATCTGGGAAGTGGTTTCCGGAGGCGGAGCTTGGGTTGCAAGGCATAACTTAACCGCTGCTCAATATCAGAGCGCATTTGACACTTATACTTCTCAGGGATATATTCTGAAAAGAATCTCAGGATATAACAAAGGCGGCACAGATCTATATGCTGCTGTATGGGAGAAAGTCAGTACACCTTTGTGGTCTGCAAGACATGGAATCACTGCTGCAAATTATCAGTATGTCTTCGACAACCATTATTACTCGGGTTACAGACCTGTATTGTTGAATGCTTTCGCATCTGGCACAAGCTCTAAGTACAATGGATTCTGGACGAATACCAACATCTCCAGCTCCAATATGGCTAAAATTGATAATGCTGTAAATAGTTTTCTTACAAGTGAGAATGTAACAGGTCTTTCACTGGCAATAGTTAAAGACGGAAGACTTGTTTTTGCTAAGGGGTATGGATATGCAAATCCTTCAACAGGAGAAGAAATGTCTCCTGATCAACCAGGACGTATCATGAGTGTCTCTAAACCAGTTACTGCCGTTGGAATCATGACTCTCATCCAGAAAGGTCTTCTTTCTAAAGAGTCTTTCGTATTCGGCCG
Coding sequences within it:
- a CDS encoding sterol desaturase family protein produces the protein MKEIFTSVFENLSSWGLPLFLFLLGIAEFIAGRYDKHDWDENEKATDLICYAAPKILLTPVFAFFSLKALPVLFPGMMGIFSWVPFWFGFAIIAVADDLTQYWYHRLHHEIPWLWRFHRTHHSASYMGMAMASRQNVIYTVFFSQTYVTATLVFLGLGFPALFVKVLKSFITISAHSSIPWDKPFYKYRILNPIAWVLERLISTPATHHAHHADANDGVGHYKGNFGNMFFIWDMIFGTGLITRQYPAGYGVKHYFKEEWYVQFLWPFFKSKKAGSELAVGGPEFYDEVGETGGYTVKELKSKLPEPVLHDELLEEPQYNQIAV
- a CDS encoding efflux RND transporter periplasmic adaptor subunit, which translates into the protein MRRFKIYFIIATILSALIFIKAKFFTSDKGKSNTANKSSDRPSTPVSVFVVGNESIEPKVFATGTILANEATELKAEASGRVVYLNLPEGQFVKSGTLLLKVNDAEFQAQLSKLKAQIKLASSNEERQRQLLEINGISRQEYDNALATLLTLKADSAFVQTQIAKTEIRAPFNGLIGIHSIGPGAYITPAVTAASIYQTDPVKIEFYLPEKYSAMIKTGDQIKFRAEGLKDVFTAKIIIKDPAVDTDSRSIRYHAVCTNTGGKLLPGTFVNVELRQNENSKTLFVPTEAIVPVTNNKIVFVVKDGIAKEKIVKTGIRTEDFLQIISGISVGDSVVINGNFRLKNEAKVKVVKSKERVAVNREE
- a CDS encoding efflux RND transporter permease subunit; translated protein: MSLSTISIKRPVLAIVMNLIILFFGFMGFRALGIREFPVVEAPMVSVRTSYAGASAEIIEAQITYPLEKALNGIEGVKSISSTSSLGSSSISVEFNLDSDLETAANDVRDKVSQTLRSLPQDLDAPPVVSKDVGGEYIIVMTVTNDKMTDLELNDYVDNMILPRLQTIKGVGYVYLFGEKKYAMRLWLDPVKLAAFKVTLQDVRQALDKENVELPTGRLEGNRTELTVKASAKFKDEAGFNNMIIKASSGKVVRLQDIGYARLGAENEESIFRINDIPSLGCSIVPQPGANHTDIAEEFYKRFEQLQKELPPDFKLAVSTDNTKFITKSITEVTETLIIAILLVVVIIYLFFRDWSIALRPLIDIPVSLVGTFFIMFIFGFSINVLTLLAIVLATGLVVDDGIVVTENIFKKLEQGMSPFEAAIEGSREITFAVISTSITLAAIFLPIIFMEGFVGKLFKEFGIVVSSAVLISIFVSLSLTPMLNAWLVHDHTRKSRFYTYSEPFFIWLNESYAKSLDTFFKRRWLAFVILGVAVVSTVFIWKIIPAEVAPTEDRSMLRITMTLPEGASYEYTDEFMQKYVQLIRDSIPENRLVMAITASSPGGSSSGGVNSGFSRIPLIDPDKRERSQQEIVDKINQLVKRFPEAKVQVGQDQTINTGVRGLPVQYVIQAPDFEKLEEYLPKFMDEGQKDPTFSVVDVNLKFNRPDIQVIINREKAREVGVNVSDIAQTLQLALSGQRFGFFSMNGRQYQVIGQFDRVNRNESVDLKNIYVRNTSGNLIQLDNLVEFEESSSPPQLFRYNRYQAATISAGLAPGKTIGDGVKAMDAIRDKVLDDSFSTALIGQARDFAESSSNTSYIFVLALILVYLILAAQFESFVDPFIIMLTVPLAVAGGVISLWYFNETNNIFSQIGMIMLIGLVTKNGILIVEFANHLRESGRDVRTAALEAANARLRPILMTSLATALGALPIAIAFGAAAKSRMGMGIVIVGGLMISLLFTLYVIPAMYTYLSKDKSAKRVKTTVKETAKEESFVSEIF
- a CDS encoding DUF3037 domain-containing protein gives rise to the protein MQGKQLFEYAVIRVVPRVEREEFLNVGVILFCSSQGFLQTKFELNQERLKAFCKDIDIPELEKRLRAFERICEGGKQAGPIGGLPLSGRFRWLTANRSTIVQTSAVHPGLCNDASETLRRLMAELVL
- a CDS encoding HipA family kinase, which gives rise to MNLISVSNYNPKIREVNVIRYVTPLREGGSLPAIVEADDDFLYVVKFRGAGQGIKTLIAELIAGEIARLLGFLIPEIVFIHLDEAFGRTEPDEEIQDLLRTSEGQNLGLHYLSRAITFDALVTNVDPELASKIVWFDCLIMNVDRTARNTNMLSWNKELWLIDHGASFYFHHSWPNPEEQGKKPFPQIKDHVLLSKASELDKVNETFKTKLTTENIQSIVALIPDEWLLKAESPFDTVEAHRQAYVKFLETRIANSETFVNEAKNARKAIV
- a CDS encoding serine hydrolase, with product MKTRSKFFNRLLTAVAASVLLPGTLFAQAWVARHGLSPAEYQTEFNTHTANGYRLTSVNGYTSNGAEKYIALWEKVSGGAYVTKHSMTAAEYQTAFNTYTSQGYRPTLVSGYAVGGEAQFAAIWEKKSGGALIARHNLTAAQYQAVYDTYTAQGYRPTYISGYVVNGVEYFAGIWEVVSGGGAWVARHNLTAAQYQSAFDTYTSQGYILKRISGYNKGGTDLYAAVWEKVSTPLWSARHGITAANYQYVFDNHYYSGYRPVLLNAFASGTSSKYNGFWTNTNISSSNMAKIDNAVNSFLTSENVTGLSLAIVKDGRLVFAKGYGYANPSTGEEMSPDQPGRIMSVSKPVTAVGIMTLIQKGLLSKESFVFGRNGVLGSKYATPANKPSLNRIRVRHLLNHTSGLRSCNGESVFWDATKTPDDAMAVLLAANDLVLTDTSVNFEYSNTNYFILERIIEQVSGKKYETYIRENVLNKCGIGSTMYVGQASGNSKAGEMHYTSATKMNLQLWAGFGGWVARPIDLLKFLNRVDGAASPSDILNATTHTTMTTGSTLRPGYAFGWGISGNRQGHNGCHGSSRSNLTELGNGVSYAVIINSKPKTDECNEVLIPAIENALNQVTAYPSYNLFDNIGTGARADEFAITEEEQGFNINLDASSTNRVLAYPTVSTDGIINFSNAADVTSVTVSDMLGNKETHKAVDRIQTQLKGMLILHIETEQGKVTQKVIVE